GAGCGCGTCGAGTCCGTCCGGGTTGCGGACCACGACGTGCGACCCGGACTCGCCGCTGACGTGGAACCAGAAGTCCTTGGGCGAGGCCAGCTTCAGGGAGAGCACGTCGTTGTCGGCCGCAGTCCGGCCGATCAGGATCACCATGCCGTCGGGTGAGACGACGCGCCGCGCCACCGACCGGCCGTGCCAGATGCCGGCGTCGGGGTCGGAGGGCGGGGGCGGTCCCGTCGCGCGCGCCATGGAGGGATCTTACCCCCACCCGACCAGGGGCTGGGATCTAGGGGCTAGG
The sequence above is drawn from the Thermoanaerobaculales bacterium genome and encodes:
- a CDS encoding NFACT RNA binding domain-containing protein; the encoded protein is MARATGPPPPSDPDAGIWHGRSVARRVVSPDGMVILIGRTAADNDVLSLKLASPKDFWFHVSGESGSHVVVRNPDGLDALPRDTKRMAAGLAAGYSRARRGGRLAVHMARCRDVGKRRGAPAGEVTLSRSETVRCDPLRLDELGGDEEAP